One window of Sulfuricurvum sp. IAE1 genomic DNA carries:
- the folE gene encoding GTP cyclohydrolase I FolE yields MSKTTTQQAFEDAVKTMIRYVGEDETREGLLKTPERVMKAYEFMFGGYNEDPQAILNSAMFETSNDEMVLIKDIEFYSTCEHHLLPIIGRAHVAYIPDGKVVGLSKIPRVVDVFARRMQIQEQLTEQIADALMHAISPKGVAVVVQARHMCMEMRGVEKISSTTTSSALRGLFKRDEKTRMEFFNLINSPAGTRY; encoded by the coding sequence ATGTCAAAAACAACCACCCAGCAAGCATTCGAAGACGCGGTCAAGACGATGATCCGCTACGTCGGCGAAGACGAAACCCGCGAAGGGCTCCTCAAAACTCCCGAGCGGGTCATGAAAGCGTACGAATTCATGTTCGGAGGCTACAATGAAGACCCGCAGGCGATTTTGAATTCGGCGATGTTTGAAACTTCCAACGACGAAATGGTGCTGATCAAAGATATCGAATTTTACTCGACGTGTGAACACCACCTCCTTCCGATTATCGGACGTGCCCATGTCGCCTATATTCCTGACGGAAAAGTGGTCGGCCTCTCCAAAATCCCGCGCGTAGTCGACGTTTTTGCCCGCCGGATGCAGATCCAGGAGCAGCTGACCGAACAGATCGCCGATGCCCTGATGCACGCGATCAGCCCCAAGGGGGTTGCGGTCGTCGTTCAGGCGCGCCACATGTGCATGGAGATGCGCGGCGTAGAGAAAATCAGTTCCACGACGACGTCGAGCGCACTGCGGGGGTTGTTCAAGCGGGACGAAAAAACGCGGATGGAGTTTTTCAACCTGATCAACTCGCCGGCCGGAACCCGATACTAA
- the fliI gene encoding flagellar protein export ATPase FliI, with amino-acid sequence MPLKTIRSRLGIEKLTTLFGTITKISPTVIVAEGLHVSIGDTVLIVSEMSGAQAMGMVSEVERNRFYITPFRFVEGFRTGDKIYPNQTGMMIEVGDALLGRVVDPFMNPIDGKGPIGSTHLEPIIKAPIAAMKRGMIDEPFSVGVKTIDGLLTCGKGQKLGIFAGSGVGKSTLMGMIVRGAQAPIKVVALIGERGREVPEFIEKNLGGNLENTVIVVATSDDSPLMRKYGAFSAMSVAEYFKGKGLDVLFMMDSVTRFAMAQREIGLALGEPPTSKGYPPSSLTLLPQLMERAGKEEGNGSITAFFTVLVEGDDLSDPIADQSRSILDGHIVLSRELTDFGIYPPIHILNSASRVMNDIISPEHFAAARRFRRLYTLLKENEMLIRIGAYVRGTDRELDEAIGKKEQMEKFLSQGEKFQTDFQETVDQLIAMMAN; translated from the coding sequence ATGCCGCTCAAAACCATCCGAAGCCGTCTGGGAATCGAAAAGCTGACGACCCTGTTCGGGACGATCACCAAGATCAGCCCTACCGTAATCGTTGCCGAAGGGCTTCACGTCAGTATCGGCGATACGGTGCTGATCGTGTCGGAAATGAGCGGTGCCCAGGCGATGGGAATGGTCAGCGAGGTAGAGCGGAACCGGTTTTACATTACCCCGTTTCGGTTCGTGGAAGGGTTCCGGACCGGAGACAAGATTTATCCGAACCAGACGGGGATGATGATCGAGGTGGGAGACGCCCTGCTCGGACGGGTCGTCGATCCGTTCATGAACCCGATCGACGGGAAGGGACCGATCGGTTCCACCCATCTCGAACCGATCATCAAAGCTCCCATTGCGGCGATGAAACGGGGGATGATCGATGAGCCCTTCAGCGTCGGGGTCAAGACGATCGACGGGCTGCTCACCTGCGGGAAAGGGCAGAAACTGGGAATATTCGCCGGGAGCGGCGTCGGCAAATCAACCCTGATGGGGATGATCGTCCGCGGCGCCCAGGCGCCGATCAAAGTGGTCGCCCTGATCGGGGAACGGGGGCGTGAGGTTCCCGAATTCATCGAAAAAAACCTCGGCGGAAATCTCGAAAATACGGTGATTGTCGTCGCCACCAGCGACGATTCGCCGCTGATGCGCAAATACGGGGCGTTCAGTGCGATGAGCGTGGCGGAGTATTTCAAAGGCAAAGGGCTCGATGTTCTGTTCATGATGGACTCCGTGACCCGTTTTGCGATGGCACAGCGTGAGATCGGCCTTGCGCTGGGAGAACCTCCCACCTCGAAAGGGTATCCCCCCTCGTCGCTTACCCTGCTGCCGCAGCTTATGGAGCGGGCCGGCAAAGAGGAGGGAAACGGTTCGATCACCGCTTTTTTTACGGTGCTCGTCGAAGGGGATGACCTGAGCGACCCGATCGCCGATCAGTCGCGCTCGATTCTCGACGGCCACATCGTCCTTTCGCGGGAACTGACCGATTTCGGGATCTATCCTCCCATCCATATTCTCAATTCCGCGTCGCGGGTCATGAACGATATCATTTCCCCCGAACATTTCGCCGCCGCCCGGCGGTTTCGCCGCCTCTATACTTTACTTAAAGAGAACGAGATGCTGATCCGCATCGGCGCATACGTCAGGGGAACCGACCGGGAACTTGACGAAGCGATCGGGAAAAAAGAGCAAATGGAGAAATTTCTTTCGCAGGGGGAAAAATTTCAAACCGATTTTCAAGAAACGGTCGATCAGCTGATCGCAATGATGGCCAACTGA
- a CDS encoding NifS family cysteine desulfurase encodes MQVYLDNNATTRVDPAVVEAMIPFFSEIYGNPNSLHRYGTASHPAITKAINQMYKAINAGDDDDIIFTSCATESNNWVLKSVWVDKILNGDKNHIVTTEVEHPSVLSTCKFLEEQGVKVTYLPVNDQGIVEAHTLRSFITDKTALVSVMWANNETGMIFPIKEIGEICRERGVLFHTDAVQAVGKIPVDVQDVHVDFLSMSAHKFHGPKGIGALYIRNSEALTPLLHGGEHMGGRRSGTLNVPYIVGMGKAIELATENIEAKMASIRAKRDRLEDALLAELSDVMVVGNRDNRTPNTILISIRGVEGEGMLWDLNNALIGASTGSACASEDLEANTVMLAIGADHELAHTGIRLSLSRFTTDEEIDYVIDAFKKAVVRLRAISSSYAKVQPTPGGEAAECNIHH; translated from the coding sequence ATGCAAGTCTATTTGGACAACAACGCCACGACCAGAGTCGACCCTGCCGTCGTCGAGGCGATGATCCCGTTTTTCAGCGAAATCTACGGGAACCCCAATTCGCTTCACCGTTACGGCACCGCTTCGCATCCGGCCATTACCAAAGCGATCAACCAGATGTACAAAGCGATCAATGCGGGCGATGACGACGATATCATTTTTACGTCGTGTGCGACCGAATCGAACAACTGGGTACTCAAATCGGTATGGGTAGACAAGATCCTTAACGGCGACAAGAACCACATTGTGACGACCGAAGTCGAACACCCATCGGTCCTCTCGACCTGTAAATTCCTCGAAGAGCAGGGGGTTAAGGTGACGTATCTGCCGGTGAACGACCAGGGGATCGTCGAAGCGCACACCCTGCGCAGTTTCATCACCGATAAAACGGCTCTTGTTTCGGTGATGTGGGCGAACAACGAGACGGGGATGATTTTCCCGATCAAGGAGATCGGCGAAATTTGCCGTGAACGGGGAGTGCTGTTCCACACCGACGCGGTGCAGGCGGTCGGAAAAATTCCGGTCGACGTCCAGGACGTCCATGTTGATTTCCTCTCGATGTCGGCCCATAAATTTCACGGTCCAAAAGGGATCGGGGCCCTCTATATCCGCAATTCCGAAGCGTTGACCCCGCTGTTGCACGGAGGCGAACACATGGGTGGGCGCCGTTCAGGGACACTGAACGTCCCCTACATTGTCGGGATGGGTAAAGCGATCGAACTGGCCACCGAGAATATCGAAGCCAAGATGGCTTCCATCCGTGCCAAGCGTGACCGCCTCGAAGATGCCCTCCTCGCCGAACTGAGCGACGTCATGGTCGTCGGAAACCGCGACAACCGTACTCCCAACACGATCCTCATCTCGATCCGCGGGGTTGAGGGGGAAGGGATGCTGTGGGATCTCAACAACGCCCTGATCGGTGCATCCACCGGTTCGGCCTGTGCGAGCGAGGATCTCGAGGCCAATACCGTTATGCTGGCGATCGGGGCCGACCACGAACTGGCGCATACGGGGATCCGTCTGAGCCTTTCGCGTTTCACGACCGACGAAGAGATCGATTACGTGATCGACGCGTTCAAAAAAGCGGTCGTGCGGTTACGCGCGATTTCAAGTTCTTATGCAAAAGTTCAGCCGACACCGGGTGGTGAGGCTGCGGAATGCAATATCCACCACTGA